CCGAATCAAATGGGAGTTCGATGGAAGTTTCAGCTACCGAAGGAGCTGCCGGCACGGTATCTGCGGAAGCTGTTCGATCAAGGTGAACGGCAAACCGGTCCTTTCGTGCAAGCAGAACGTGTGGGAACTGGTGGATATTTTCAAAACCGATACGCTCCTGCTTGAGCCCCAGAGCACCAAACGTGTCGTCAAAGACATGATTATCGACAAAAGCGATTTCTGGAGCAAACACGATAAACTCAAGCCCTATCTCGAAGCCGAAATCGACGAAAACCCTGCAGAGGAGATCAGGGTCTCTCCGAAAGAGGCGGAAGAGCTTCTGGAAGCGGACTACTGTATCCAGTGCGGCAACTGCTACTACGCCTGCCCGGTCGTCGAAGTCAACGAAGAGTATTTCGGACCGGCCCAGTTCGCCAAAGCCTACCGATTCAACGCGGATGTACGAGACACCGCCAAGAAAGAGCGCCTCGAAGCGGTACGTGAAATGGGCCCCGGCGTCTGGGATTGTGTCAAATGTTTCGAATGTGCCGAAGCGTGTCCCAAAGATGTCAATCCTATCGAGAAGATCACAAAACTGCACAACCAGATTTTCGAAGAGGGTATGGCACAGAACAATGTGGCCACACGTCACGCGGTCGGATTCAAACACTCCATCGTCAAGCATGGAATTCTCGACGAGGGAGAACTGGTTCGCTACAGCGAAGGGAACATCGGTGTGCTCAAGCATCTACCGGAGGCGATCGCAATGTTCAAAAAGGGCAAAATCGTCATGCCCTGGAATATGCCCAAATCCAAAAAACTCGATGAGATCAAAACTCTGGTCAAATCTTCATCGAAAGTCAAATTTTAAGGGGGAGAAAAAATGGCTGAACTCAAATATGCACTCTATACCGGATGTACGGCGAGAGAATCGACCCCCGAACTGCTGATGTCGACAATGGCGGTCGCAAAAAAACTCGGGATCGAACTGGTGCTTCTGGACGAAGCGAGCTGCTGCGGCGCGAGCCATCTGCAGGATTTCGATGATTTCCTCTCACTGGTTCTCAATGCACGGAATATCTGCTATGCGGAAAAAGAGGGGCTGGACATGGTGACCATCTGCAATACGTGCCAGCTCAATACCGTTATGACGAAAGAGCGCCTCGACAGTGACGAAGACCTGAAGTCGCAGGTCAACGAAAAACTGGCGGAAGTCGGGCTGGAGTATAAAGGCACAAGCTCTGTCCGCCACTTCCTTTATGCGATTATCGACGATTACGGTCTGGATAGACTGGCTGAAAAGGTCGAAAAACCGCTCAGCGACTTCAACATCGCGGCGTTCTATGGCTGCCACAATATCCGTCCGAGCCATATCCACCATAAACATAACAGTAAAGTCATCGAAGAGGATGTGGGTGAAGGAGGCGGCGAAGAGGCTTTCACTACCGAGCCGCTTCTCTCCAAATACAACGACAACGAAAATCCCTACAATCCCACTTCGCTCGATCGACTCATCGAAGCGCTGAAGGGCAAAAGTGTCGATTACGAAAGCAAAAACAAGTGCTGCGGATTCCATGCCGACCTCCAGGCGCCCAAAACGGCGAACCGTCTGACAGGAACCGCCCTGCTTGACGCCATCGACAACGATGCCGACATGATGGTCACTCCCTGCCCGCTCTGCCATTTGAATATGGATGTCAAACAGCATGCGGTCGCCAAAGAGATGGGTCGCGACATCGCGCTCCCTGTTCTTCATCTGCCCCAGCTTGTCGGACTCGCTTTGGGAATCGATCCGAAAGAACTCGGACTTCAGCACAACGTGGCACCGGTCGAATTCGTCTGAGTAGACCTTCCCGGGGACTCCCGCCCCCGCCATAGCGGGT
This genomic interval from Hydrogenimonas urashimensis contains the following:
- a CDS encoding succinate dehydrogenase/fumarate reductase iron-sulfur subunit, which produces MSTERITKKLTFKTFRFNAETDFLPYFKTYEMEVGKDELVLDILNRIKWEFDGSFSYRRSCRHGICGSCSIKVNGKPVLSCKQNVWELVDIFKTDTLLLEPQSTKRVVKDMIIDKSDFWSKHDKLKPYLEAEIDENPAEEIRVSPKEAEELLEADYCIQCGNCYYACPVVEVNEEYFGPAQFAKAYRFNADVRDTAKKERLEAVREMGPGVWDCVKCFECAEACPKDVNPIEKITKLHNQIFEEGMAQNNVATRHAVGFKHSIVKHGILDEGELVRYSEGNIGVLKHLPEAIAMFKKGKIVMPWNMPKSKKLDEIKTLVKSSSKVKF
- a CDS encoding CoB--CoM heterodisulfide reductase iron-sulfur subunit B family protein, whose protein sequence is MAELKYALYTGCTARESTPELLMSTMAVAKKLGIELVLLDEASCCGASHLQDFDDFLSLVLNARNICYAEKEGLDMVTICNTCQLNTVMTKERLDSDEDLKSQVNEKLAEVGLEYKGTSSVRHFLYAIIDDYGLDRLAEKVEKPLSDFNIAAFYGCHNIRPSHIHHKHNSKVIEEDVGEGGGEEAFTTEPLLSKYNDNENPYNPTSLDRLIEALKGKSVDYESKNKCCGFHADLQAPKTANRLTGTALLDAIDNDADMMVTPCPLCHLNMDVKQHAVAKEMGRDIALPVLHLPQLVGLALGIDPKELGLQHNVAPVEFV